One Bacteroidota bacterium genomic window, ATTCTCTCCGTAAATAATGCGTTCGATGTAGGCTTTGTTGAATGATCCTGTTGCACCGCTGCGGCGGTCAGTCCACAAAACCCATGCTTTGCCGCCTGCTGCCGCCGTTTCGTAGTAATCGCCGTTGTACACTGTGTTGGTGCTGGGTGTTCCTTGTGGTGCCCATGTTGCGCGCACATCGCTCACCACCCAATTATCCCATGTGTCGCCGCCATCCACCGAGTAGGCGGCATAGCGGTTAGCCATCGTGGTCGATGCTGTCGAGTCAAAACTGTAATAACTGACCGTGATACCGCCCGTGGAGGGGTCGACCGCAATGGAGGGCATCCACTGCCACCGGCCTGCCACGACATCGGGGCCGTTCACTTTAATGCGCGAACTCCACGTCGAGCCGCCATCGGATGATCGATAGACATAAATATCAGCTTGACCGCTGGTCGGCACATCCAATTCGGGAACAACAACGTAAATCCATCCGCGACGCGGGCCGTTGGAACGGTCAACGTCATGATAGGGAAAACTTGCTGCACGGGTACCGTTCAGTTGCGTAATGGCGCCGTTGGAAATTCTGATACCATTAATCGGAAAAACAATTGCCGGCGTGCTGTATGTCGCGCCGCCATCGGTGGATTTGGCAAAGCCGATACCGACTTCTGCCGTGCCGGTTGTGTAGTGTGCCCACATCGGGTAAACTTCACCGTTCGGGCCGATGGCAATATGCACACCCTGACCGCGGTTCGAGCCGATGGGCAATGCCACGCGCGGAAGCCACGTTACGCCGCGATCGGTCGAGCGGGAAATTTGTATCGGCGTTCCCGTCACCCCGAAATCCGTCCATGCCGCATAGACGTTGTTGGGAAATGTGCCGGAGAAATCCGCCGCTGCGTGCTGCTTGTCGTCGTTCGTACTGTTCAGATTATCGGCATTGGCGCGTGCGCTCCACGTTGCACCGAAATCCGTCGTCGTCACAAAATAAATCCCGCCCGGCGAGCCGAGCGTACAGTAATATGCTTTTCCGCCCACATCAAAAAAGGCGACCGGGTCACCGAAACTGTCGATAATGTTGGGTGGAAGGTCTTCACTTTGCATGGAAGCAGGCCACGTCACGCCGCCGTCGGTACTGAACGCCCACGGCTGGTGCACCACGGGATTGGATCCGGGAATGCGTCCGTTGGTGGAGACCATGAGATGATTGGGATTGGAGAAACTCACACCAATGGAGTTCTCGCTCTGCCAGTACAACGACGGATTGAACACCTGGATATCCGGCGTGTTCGGCGGACTGTCGGGATTGTCGCCCCGACGCGGGTTACGCGTAGCTTCTGCCGGTGCTTGCACCGCCTGCGCTCCCGGCGGCGCTGTATCAATCCCCAACTTCCATCGCTTCGCCGCATTCCACATCGCACCCTGGTCTTGCGCGTACGAGACGCTGACTAACAGTATTCCCAATACTACACAACAGAGATGTAGCAGTCTCCGATTCATGATTGCTCTCCCATAATTAATGAATGATGTAGAAAGTTACTTGTTGATGCGGATTCGTGTTGTTCGTCTCCCCTCTGCGAATCGTCAGACGAATGGCATGGTGCCCCTTAGTACAGCAGGAAAGCTTGAGTTGGTGCGTCGGCGTGATGACAGGATTGCGTGATGGCTCTGGAGGCATCAGCCTTCCCGAAACAACCTATCTGGTTTTCAAAGTCCCGCTGAAAGAACTGAGCCGGGTTGGAAGTGTGAAACCCTTCGCTCGATTACATAAAATAATACAAACCACAGAGTGGAGTTGCAAGCCTTTTCTCAAAGAAAAGCAGAATCTTCGCATAACAGGGCGCGATCACAGTTGTGGTCGCGCCCTGATCTGTAAGACGAGTCTTGACTTAGCGGATAAGAGCCATTTTCCGTGTTGCGAAGTGCGATGATCCGCTGTATAGCGTATAGAAGTACACGCCGCTGGCGAAATCCGACGCATTCAGGATGAATGTGTGCCGCCCGGCTTCGAGAGACTCATCGACCAATGTGGCGACTTTTTGTCCCAGTATGTTGTAGACAGCAAGTATCGTCGGGCCCGGATGCGAGAGGGTGAACTCAATTGTTGTTGCCGGGTTGAACGGATTGGGATAATTCTGCCCCAGTGCAAATGCAAGAGGAGTTCCGCCGTCCGATCCTGCAGAAGTTACGCCACCCGGCGACAAAGTAATGTTGATGTTGTCGAGCGACATGATTGTAGGAGGCAGAATAACCGTTGCTGTCGCGAGGTTGTAGCCGTCTTTGTCTGCCGTCAGTGTGATGGATCCCGGTGTTACTGCCTCGATCACATAGTAGCCCGAGGGTTCACTAACGCCAATGCCGACCAGGATTCCGGTTTCTGTTTCAGCAGTGATAATGGCTCCGCGCAGCGTTGCATTCGTGTTTGTTCGCACAATGCCGGTGATACGGGCGAGGCCGTTCCCGCGAATCTGACGTACACAGATATTGATATTGGTTATGTTTCCTGTAACATCCACGGTATCCGCCTGATCCCGGCGATTCACGCCGCATGAGTTGGCTTTGTAGTACGCGGGCGCAAATCCGAGGAATGGATGCGCACTGATGAAGTACTTTCCTGCTTCGACATTATTGATGATGAAATTTCCCAGAGAGTCCGTATGCCCGTACCGGACCGGGATAATCGACGGCTGGGGCAGCCGCGCAGGATGCAGGTACACGCGCGAAGGAACACCATTGCCGAGCGAATCAACAACGCGTCCTGCAACGCTGTTCTGAGGGAACAACCGTTCGCTCAGCGAAAAATCAATCCCCGCCGTGTCACCCGTGAAGTGGATAATATCGGCGAGTTGCGGAGTTGGTTTGTTGTCGAAATACTCGGGCCAGTACCCGTGTTTCGATGCCATGACAAGGTAATTGCGCCCGGTGATCAGATGGGCAGTATAACGCCCCAGCGAATCCGTCATGCCACTCCATTGTACTCCCATCGTAAAACCGACACCATCGAGTGTCATGCTTTCCTCGCCGCCCGGCACTCCTCCGTTTGCAGCTGCGGAAATCATGTTCTGCATCGTTCGCAGCACGGCAACGCGTGCATGCGGAATCGGATTGTTGAGTGTGTCCCGTACCGTGCCGCGCATTGTTGCATACCGCGGCGGCGAAACACGCGTGAGCCCGAAATCAGCCGTAAATGTTGTACTGTCGCCAACCGCAATTACAGTGGCTTGCGATGGTTCCCGCACATCGTCGTAGAACTCGGGATAGTAACACCCGGTATTGGAGGCACACAACACCTCTGCACGGACGATGTAGCGTCCTGTATCAAGCGTTGCGTGGTACCCTCCGAGTGAATCAGTAAATGCAAACGCCGGAGGGGTGGTCATCGCGTTTGCCAGACGAAAGAACCGGATTCGTGCATTCCGGATGGGCAGATCGGTCGAATCATCTGTCACTGTTCCTTCGATGAATCCGTGTACAGTAGAACCCAAGGGGGCACCAGAATCTCGGCAACGTTGCTGCGCGGGCCCAACACTGCGGGGAAATTCAGCGAGGATGCACGAACGTAGTAGAAATATCTCGTTCCTCGAACAACAGTAAAATCGCGGAACATCGGATCACGAACGCCCGATGCAACCTGTTGATAATGACTTGTGTCGTGTGCCGAACGGAACACGACAAATGCCCATTGTCCGGCTGCAGGCATCTGCCACTGCAACCTGACGCTACCCCACGAATTCGGTGTCGGGTTTTCAAATGTTGCCGTGAGATTTGCCGGAGCCGGCGGGAGTTGACCAAAGGCGGTAGCACTCGCAAGAATGAGTGTCATCCACAAGAATACAAAGCGGTAGATCATACGTACCCCCTTGAAACTGTAATTGATGAGAGCAGACCCGAAAAAAACGTACGGACTACAGAAACAAATTGCAAGATACACCTTGACGTGATGGAGGAAGTAAGAACGCGGCTGTTGAAACACTCTACAGTGATTTTCCGGATAACAGTGGCATTCCGATGACGCGTCCAACCGCGCATTCCGAACACCGTGCTTCCGAACAATAATAGCGAAACAGATGAATTGCGCCTTGTTGATGAAGAGATGAACGGAGCGAGTCCCGTGAGCGGGTCAATTGATTCCGGACAACTTCAACCACACTGTTCTCTTGTGAGGGCGTGAGATACGCCAGTAGGGAGCGGGCGTTCTTGCGCATAGCGCTGTCATTAAAAATTCGCGCGTACAGCAGCACGACGGGAATCAGCACATTCACGATGATATCATGAATGCGAGCGGCGCCGAGTGTTGTCCGTGCTGCATCGGAAGTTTGTATGTCGCCAGCAGTCGTTTCTTTGCTTCTTCCTTTGAAATGATAATGCTTGTGCCAGAACTCATCAACAGTACAATCAAACAAGGCGTGAAGCTTCTCGTTCCGTTTTTTTGGCGTGTATGCGTCCGATTTGAAGGTGCCTATTATTGTACGGAATGATCCTTCGCCGAACAGTTGCGGAAGCAGGAAACACATCGCAGCAAGTCGCGCCGTTGGAAAATTGCCCGGACGCAAACGGAAGAAAAGCCAATCCGCTTCGTTCAGTATCGAGTCTTTGAACTCGGGCCGGAGTTGTTTCCACTGCCGCTTCAGCGAGGCAACATACCTGCGAGAAGCGGCATCAGAGACCTCTTTTGCAGAAGGCAGAAGGCCGGCTGCGCCGAACAACAAGGCCATCATTGTCTGCGTTTCGGAAAGAGTATGTCTGCGAAGAACATGAAGTTGCATTGCGCGGGCGAGGGAGAGAAACGGCTTCGTGTTCTTCGAGTAGCCGAGCGCTTCCATTATTCCTTCATACAACAACTGCTCCCATACTGTCCGCTCGGTAAAATCCTTCTTACCATACTCTTTCCTTGGAGGAGGAATGTCATCCGGATTTCCGTAGTAGCGCGGATACGGCTCGCGTACAATGAGCTTCGATTCATCAACGAGTTGTTTGAGACGTTCTTCAAAGCGGCGGACTTTCAATTCCATGCGCTCTCTTCCTAACTTCTCAACCCAATTCACAATAGTAGATCGTGGAACTGATTCGTTGATTTCCGTGCAAGGAAGCGACGTGCCAGTATGCGGCATATCATCGAGCAACGACTTTTCCCATGCTCCATGACATTTCTCATCAAGATAGGGATGAAGAACGAGCAGGGGAATCGCCCTTTTGCTTGCCGTCCGTGTCGGAGGAGAAAGCGGATCCGCCGACATGACAACATGAAGGATCACTCTGTTGTAATGCGGATCGGAATCGTGTTTGTGCGAGAGCCATTCACCCGCATTGATATGCAACTCGACATCGCCGTGAAAGGTAACTGTGCCGATAGAGATTTTGGCGTTGAGGAAATCAGGGCCGCCATCGGTGTTGGGAACGCCCGGCGAAATGATGCGGACCGGTTTCCCGTCCTTTGTGGTGAGATGATCTTTTGTGAAGGATTGCTCCTGCCAGATGCGGCGGAGGATTGATTCGGGCATGTCGGGGAAGTTCATGCGTTCCTCACAGATGTCCCCCTGATGAACGGTACGTTTTCGAAAGATTAGAAGAATTCTTCTCTGATGGCATTCATCTGATCGCGCAGAGTCAGTGCGGCGGCTCGGGCCGCGCCGGCAAAGTCATCGCCGCCGGATGCGTAAATTATGCCCCGGCTCGAATTGATAATTGCCATCTCGCCGTTCTTGTCGCAACCGTAACGAACCGCGGCGGCAAGGTCTCCCCCCTGCGCCCCGACACCCGGAATTAACAACGGCAAATCGTGCGCGAGCTTGCGGACGCGTTGCAACTCCTTCGGGCGGGTTGCGCCGATGACGAGGCCGCAGTTCCTTTTCACATTCCACTTCTTCACTTTGACGATTACCTGTTCGTAAAGGGGCTTTTCCTTCACTTTCATATACTCAAAATCTTTCGCTCCGGGATTCGACGTGAGTGCGAGAATGAATGCGCCGTGCCGTTCATCGGTGATGAACGGTTCCACCGAATCGAACCCCATGTACGGGTTCACCGTGCTCGCCGCGAAACCGAAATCATCCCGCAAACTCCTCGCATACATCTCCGCCGTATTGCCGATGTCGCCTCGTTTTGCATCACCTATCGTGATAACATCGGGCGGAATCGCGGCAAGCGTTTCCTTTATCGTACGCCAGCCGGTTTCGCCGAGCGCTTCATAGAAAGCGAGGTTCAGTTTGTACGCGCAGACGAGATCCTTCGTTGCAGCGATGATGCGTTTATTAAATTCGAGAATCGGATTCGTCGCGCCGAGCAAATGGCGGGGAATCTTCTTCAGATCGGAATCAAGGCCGATGCAGAGGAGGGAGTTGGATTGTTGTTGAGATTGACGCAGTTTGGAAAAGAAAGTCATGACCGGGCGAATTGAGCAACAATATTCTCTGCAGAAAGAAAATACTTTTTGGCAGATCAACAAGCAAGCGGGTTACCGCTGCCTCTCAAACGTTCTCACATAATCATGCTGCGGTCCCATCTCGAGGGCATGGCATCCGGTGCAGCCTGCGCCCCGTTGGGTCATCGAAATGAACGTCGCCCCGTTGGGGTAGAACTCAGCCCAGAGCCAGCCGTTGCCGGCCAGCGGGTTGTTGCGATCTTTATACATGACCGCAAGCAACGTTGTGGCTCCGTTATCATCTTTGATTTCCTTTACGATGATGGATCTGTCGGGAAACGGAGCGGCGTAACGCCCTCCTTGCAGGGCATCGAGCGCAACGGGGTTCATGCTTACCCTGACAAGCGGGCGGTGGGCCGTTGATCCGTTCAACGAGCCGGCGGTAACAGAATCGGCGTGAGGGAATAGCGCGTAGCTCCGGTACGGCTGAGTTTGCGAAATAGCGCGAAACAGCGCCGCGTCACCCGACACTTCTTCGGCCATTACCTCAGGCGTCGTCGTGCCGGAAGGTGCTTGCTTCTCCCTGCACGAGTATGTAAAGAAACCGCCAGTCAGGATAACAATAATGAATACTCTAAACCTCATGGTTCCGCCCTTCGATAAGATGTAACACTCTACCTCAAACAACACAAGAAATGTCACAAAAGTGTCACCCAGTGTACTGCGTGTAGTGTTCGATGATCTCTTGCGGAATGATGAGTGCCCGCCCCGTTTTCATATCAATCATCGTGCTGATGAAATAGCCTTCAGCGGCCACCTTGCGCGGTTCTTTCTTGAAGATCTGAAATCCCACCTTCACGTCGGCCTTGTCGAATGAATCGAGCCACGTCTGCACAATCACCCGGTCTGCAAGAGTCACTGCGCGTTTGAATTCGATGAAGAAGGCTTTCTGATACCAGTTCCAGCCGTTTTTCAAAAACTCATCCATCGGCATGCCGTAACAGCGGCCCATCTGGTCGTAGCGTGCCGCCAGCACATAGTCGAGGTACTTCGAGTTGTGAACGTGATTGTTCATATCAATATCATCCGGTCGGACGATGAGTTCGGATTCGAAACGGGTGTAGGGCATAAGATTGATTTGGAATTACGGATTGGGGATTGGGGTGTTCGCCGAGCGTCCTTCATCAATCCTCTTCGTCACCATCGCATAGATGTACAATGCAATCGCGGAGGTCAGGCCGATTGCGAGGAAGTAATACCAGATAAAATTCGCGTCGGTGTACGCGGTCGCCATTTGATCGGGCGTCAGTGTTCTCGGGTCGGGACAGTATTTTGTGAGAAGATAACCCGAAAGTCCGAAGCCGAGCAGGTTGGCAACGAACGAATGCAAGTGTCCGAAGCCGAGGTACAGCCCTTCTTCACCCTTAGGCGCCTGCTTTGAAAAGAACTCGAGATATCGCGGCGAAATGAAACACTCTGCCAATCCCTGAACAATTATTCCCGCAATGAGCATGATCGTTATCGGATGCGCGGTGATGCCGAAGGGAAGGGCAATGGATGTGCCTGACAGCGATTCAAGCGTGGGACTGGAGGCCATCAACAATGCTGAAAGAGGCATAAGCAGCATCCCGATGGTCATCGAGGTGATGGCCATCGCCTTCCTCATGAGTTGCGTGACGATGACGACGAATGTGACAACAACTGCCGGATTGACGTTGGCAATCCATTCGGGCGAAGCTTCCTGACCGACAAGACGAATCACATACTTCGGCATTGTTGCATACATCTGATGTTGAATCATCCAGAAGCCGGAGACAATGAGAATAAGTGTTACAAGCCGCGGATTCGTCAAGACGCGAACAAGGCCCTTCCACACTTCTTGCAGACTTTTCCCCTCGCCGGCCGTGCTGATGTTCTTATACCAGAAGAACACAACGATCACCGCGAGCAGACTTAATGCCGCCGAAAAATACTCGATGGATTCAAGCCCCCAATTCAACCGCAACGGATAGGAAATGGATTTTCCCGAAAACGATCCGATGTTTACCATCCCGTAAAAGATTGAATATGCGCGTGCTCGTTGATCGGATGTTGACGTTTTGGCAACCGTGCCGGTGATGAGTCCCTTGATGAATGATCCGCCGAGAATAAGCAGAATGACAGCCGGTACAACCGTAGGCTTGTACGGCAGCGCGCCCAGCGAGAAAAATCCAATCGCCAACAAGCCAAACGCGAGAAGCATTGCGTTGCGGAACCCCATCTTATCAGCGAACGCGCCGGTGAAGGGCGGAAGAAGGTACACACCCGCGGCATAGAAACCGCTCAACCAGGCAGCATCAATATCATCGAAGCCGACGACGTTGGAAAGATAGAGTGTGAAAGTAATAAAGACAGCATAGAACGAAGCACGTTCAAGCAGCTCGACGCCGTTGGCAACCCAGAACGCCTGCGGAAATTTCCACGAGATTTGTGAGGACACTGTAGGCCTTTTGATGAGTGATTTTCGAAGTTAGGGTGTTCGAGATAACGCAACCAATTTCTGGAGAATCGGGAAGAGAAACAATTCATTTTCTCAGAACTGGCTGATGTCTCTGCCAAAAATCTTCGCCTTCACCCAATCGAACAGGACAAGCGTTTTGTTTTTCAAGCTGACGATGCGCGAAAGGTACGCCGAACGCCAGAACAGCCACGTCGCCCAGCCGCGGCCCTTCACTCCTTCAAGGTCGGCCAGCGCTTTGTTGTCGCCGACGTACGCTAACATGCCAAGATGTTTGTAGCGAAACGGTTCTGCGTCTTTATTCCGTGCACGACGAGTGAGTGCTTTAGCGAGATATTTACCCTGCTGCTGTGCCACTTGCGATGTTGCGGGAAGCGGATTGTTCTTGACGATGCTGCAATCGCCAAGAGCATAGATGTTGTCAAATCCTTCCACTCTGAAAAAATCGTCGATCAGAATTCTTGACCGGTTGTCTTTCGGGAGATTCACTTTCTCCACAAGTGTTGTCGGGCCGTTTCCCGTACTCCAGAGCAACAGCCCGTAAGGGAGTTCGGAGCCGTCCTTCAAATAGACGGCCTTCTCGTCGACGCTGATCACGGGCGATTCGGTAAGAACGCTGATGCGCTGGCGGGCAAAAAGGTCGGTGGCGTAGCGGCGCAGCTTTTCATCGAATGTGCCGAGAATTTCCTTCATTGCTTCAACAAGGGTGATGTGAGCTTCGGCCACAAGATGGGGATACGCTTTCTGCAAATCTTCAAGCATGAAGTCGTTCAACTCCGCCGCAAACTCGACGCCTGTCGGGCCGCCGCCACAAATAATGAAGTGCAGCAACCGCTGGCGTTCTTTTGCGCTGATACCGGGGAGGTTGGCCTGCTCAAACCTGCTGATAATGCGCTGCCGCAGCTCGCGTGCATCGTGCAGTTCCTTCAAGAACATCGCGTGTTCAGCGACGCCGGGCACGCCGAACGAATTGCTCACCGCGCCAACGGCAATCACGAGCACATCATACCCGACCTCGAACTCGTGCTTATCCGCAACGCCGATACATCGGACTGTTCTGCCGCCTGCATCGATATCCAATGCTTCGGCGTGATAAAA contains:
- a CDS encoding carboxypeptidase regulatory-like domain-containing protein; the encoded protein is MGSTVHGFIEGTVTDDSTDLPIRNARIRFFRLANAMTTPPAFAFTDSLGGYHATLDTGRYIVRAEVLCASNTGCYYPEFYDDVREPSQATVIAVGDSTTFTADFGLTRVSPPRYATMRGTVRDTLNNPIPHARVAVLRTMQNMISAAANGGVPGGEESMTLDGVGFTMGVQWSGMTDSLGRYTAHLITGRNYLVMASKHGYWPEYFDNKPTPQLADIIHFTGDTAGIDFSLSERLFPQNSVAGRVVDSLGNGVPSRVYLHPARLPQPSIIPVRYGHTDSLGNFIINNVEAGKYFISAHPFLGFAPAYYKANSCGVNRRDQADTVDVTGNITNINICVRQIRGNGLARITGIVRTNTNATLRGAIITAETETGILVGIGVSEPSGYYVIEAVTPGSITLTADKDGYNLATATVILPPTIMSLDNINITLSPGGVTSAGSDGGTPLAFALGQNYPNPFNPATTIEFTLSHPGPTILAVYNILGQKVATLVDESLEAGRHTFILNASDFASGVYFYTLYSGSSHFATRKMALIR
- a CDS encoding DUF2851 family protein — translated: MNFPDMPESILRRIWQEQSFTKDHLTTKDGKPVRIISPGVPNTDGGPDFLNAKISIGTVTFHGDVELHINAGEWLSHKHDSDPHYNRVILHVVMSADPLSPPTRTASKRAIPLLVLHPYLDEKCHGAWEKSLLDDMPHTGTSLPCTEINESVPRSTIVNWVEKLGRERMELKVRRFEERLKQLVDESKLIVREPYPRYYGNPDDIPPPRKEYGKKDFTERTVWEQLLYEGIMEALGYSKNTKPFLSLARAMQLHVLRRHTLSETQTMMALLFGAAGLLPSAKEVSDAASRRYVASLKRQWKQLRPEFKDSILNEADWLFFRLRPGNFPTARLAAMCFLLPQLFGEGSFRTIIGTFKSDAYTPKKRNEKLHALFDCTVDEFWHKHYHFKGRSKETTAGDIQTSDAARTTLGAARIHDIIVNVLIPVVLLYARIFNDSAMRKNARSLLAYLTPSQENSVVEVVRNQLTRSRDSLRSSLHQQGAIHLFRYYCSEARCSECAVGRVIGMPLLSGKSL
- the pyrF gene encoding orotidine-5'-phosphate decarboxylase — protein: MTFFSKLRQSQQQSNSLLCIGLDSDLKKIPRHLLGATNPILEFNKRIIAATKDLVCAYKLNLAFYEALGETGWRTIKETLAAIPPDVITIGDAKRGDIGNTAEMYARSLRDDFGFAASTVNPYMGFDSVEPFITDERHGAFILALTSNPGAKDFEYMKVKEKPLYEQVIVKVKKWNVKRNCGLVIGATRPKELQRVRKLAHDLPLLIPGVGAQGGDLAAAVRYGCDKNGEMAIINSSRGIIYASGGDDFAGAARAAALTLRDQMNAIREEFF
- a CDS encoding cytochrome P460 family protein; the encoded protein is MRFRVFIIVILTGGFFTYSCREKQAPSGTTTPEVMAEEVSGDAALFRAISQTQPYRSYALFPHADSVTAGSLNGSTAHRPLVRVSMNPVALDALQGGRYAAPFPDRSIIVKEIKDDNGATTLLAVMYKDRNNPLAGNGWLWAEFYPNGATFISMTQRGAGCTGCHALEMGPQHDYVRTFERQR
- a CDS encoding acyl-CoA thioesterase — protein: MNLMPYTRFESELIVRPDDIDMNNHVHNSKYLDYVLAARYDQMGRCYGMPMDEFLKNGWNWYQKAFFIEFKRAVTLADRVIVQTWLDSFDKADVKVGFQIFKKEPRKVAAEGYFISTMIDMKTGRALIIPQEIIEHYTQYTG
- a CDS encoding MFS transporter, with the translated sequence MSSQISWKFPQAFWVANGVELLERASFYAVFITFTLYLSNVVGFDDIDAAWLSGFYAAGVYLLPPFTGAFADKMGFRNAMLLAFGLLAIGFFSLGALPYKPTVVPAVILLILGGSFIKGLITGTVAKTSTSDQRARAYSIFYGMVNIGSFSGKSISYPLRLNWGLESIEYFSAALSLLAVIVVFFWYKNISTAGEGKSLQEVWKGLVRVLTNPRLVTLILIVSGFWMIQHQMYATMPKYVIRLVGQEASPEWIANVNPAVVVTFVVIVTQLMRKAMAITSMTIGMLLMPLSALLMASSPTLESLSGTSIALPFGITAHPITIMLIAGIIVQGLAECFISPRYLEFFSKQAPKGEEGLYLGFGHLHSFVANLLGFGLSGYLLTKYCPDPRTLTPDQMATAYTDANFIWYYFLAIGLTSAIALYIYAMVTKRIDEGRSANTPIPNP
- a CDS encoding FAD-dependent oxidoreductase yields the protein MVSSSRPRLVVLGTGFGAFNLVKNLKDDYDIIVVSPRNHFLFTPLLPSTTVGTIEFRSIIEPIRHARKDIRFYHAEALDIDAGGRTVRCIGVADKHEFEVGYDVLVIAVGAVSNSFGVPGVAEHAMFLKELHDARELRQRIISRFEQANLPGISAKERQRLLHFIICGGGPTGVEFAAELNDFMLEDLQKAYPHLVAEAHITLVEAMKEILGTFDEKLRRYATDLFARQRISVLTESPVISVDEKAVYLKDGSELPYGLLLWSTGNGPTTLVEKVNLPKDNRSRILIDDFFRVEGFDNIYALGDCSIVKNNPLPATSQVAQQQGKYLAKALTRRARNKDAEPFRYKHLGMLAYVGDNKALADLEGVKGRGWATWLFWRSAYLSRIVSLKNKTLVLFDWVKAKIFGRDISQF